The following are from one region of the Acidobacteriota bacterium genome:
- a CDS encoding sigma-70 family RNA polymerase sigma factor — protein sequence MESAVLEETRSSTRDHFDPDLQLVESTRNGDIAAFEELVRRYDCRLLRIAQQVTNNLEDAQEAVQETFLKVFQKLDQFQGNSKFSTWLIRIALNESIMKIRRQRYKYEIPLEYESQDGEHTPMDVADWSPNPEQLYSRAELQEILRKALGGLLPAIRITFVLRDIEGLSIKETASVLGIEQTAVKSRLLRARLQLREKLSKHFKLPPTTQPDGGWPWRVSTSPLD from the coding sequence ATGGAATCTGCCGTGCTTGAAGAAACTAGATCATCAACTCGCGATCACTTTGATCCAGATCTGCAACTGGTCGAGTCAACCAGGAACGGCGACATAGCCGCATTTGAAGAGTTAGTGCGGCGATATGACTGCAGGCTCCTGAGAATTGCCCAGCAAGTAACCAACAATCTGGAAGACGCGCAAGAAGCCGTGCAGGAAACATTCCTCAAGGTGTTTCAAAAACTCGATCAATTTCAGGGGAACTCGAAATTCTCAACTTGGCTGATCCGCATTGCGCTGAATGAATCGATCATGAAGATACGGAGGCAGCGCTACAAATACGAAATCCCACTGGAATACGAGAGTCAAGATGGGGAACACACTCCGATGGATGTCGCGGACTGGTCTCCCAACCCGGAGCAACTTTACAGCCGTGCGGAACTGCAGGAGATTCTCCGCAAAGCCTTAGGCGGACTACTGCCCGCGATTCGCATCACTTTTGTGCTTCGCGACATCGAGGGCCTGTCGATCAAAGAAACTGCATCGGTTCTAGGCATCGAACAGACTGCGGTGAAATCCCGCCTGTTACGCGCGCGACTCCAGCTCCGCGAAAAGCTGAGCAAGCATTTCAAGCTGCCACCGACTACCCAACCGGACGGGGGCTGGCCTTGGAGGGTTTCGACGTCGCCCCTGGACTAG
- a CDS encoding twin-arginine translocation signal domain-containing protein, with amino-acid sequence MSKLDVNRREFLKIAAATSAALAVPNLAQSAVSSKMIGIQVGAISFIDEGTERVLDILQERACVNTLFLAVFTYGRGIAGRQIPGYPLPDHGKQEYDLNYHGGNFATPHPQYYKNTVIKPAHAPDHGDLDILAEVLPAAKKRGLKVICWMEDVFRPDLPNIDKVQERDLYGRNMETLCVNNPDYLNFFTGLVEDFARSYDIDGIMWGSERQGALSDSLGATHDTPPIDPGNVTCFCEFCQKKAKERGINPERAKQGFLELEKFVRAARSGKRPSDGYYVQFWRILLRYPELAAWEMLFTDSLRETYAALYKTVKTAKPAVPVGWHIWHNTSFNPIYRAEQDWQELSKYSDFIKVVMYNNCGGERMALYVDNLGSTLFGDLTKQQFTEFNNEVMGFKERGYDQIPYTGLSADYVTQETKRALAGVAGTKTQIWAGLDVDIPTEAPNSKRTRQSVKDAVTAALSAGAPGVILSRKYSEMRLANLSGAGDAIRELKLSS; translated from the coding sequence ATGTCGAAATTGGATGTGAATCGCCGCGAATTCCTTAAGATCGCCGCTGCAACTAGCGCGGCGCTGGCCGTGCCAAACCTGGCGCAGAGTGCTGTTTCATCCAAGATGATCGGCATCCAGGTGGGAGCAATTTCGTTCATCGATGAAGGCACCGAGAGGGTGCTGGATATCCTTCAGGAACGCGCCTGCGTGAACACCCTGTTTCTTGCGGTGTTTACCTACGGCCGCGGCATCGCCGGAAGGCAGATTCCGGGATACCCGCTGCCCGATCACGGCAAGCAGGAATACGACCTCAACTATCATGGCGGGAATTTCGCTACGCCTCATCCGCAGTATTACAAGAACACTGTAATAAAGCCCGCTCACGCGCCCGACCACGGCGACCTCGACATCCTGGCCGAAGTGCTTCCGGCCGCGAAAAAGCGAGGGCTGAAGGTCATCTGCTGGATGGAAGACGTATTTCGCCCCGATCTGCCGAACATCGACAAAGTGCAGGAGCGGGATCTGTACGGGCGGAATATGGAGACGCTGTGCGTGAATAATCCCGACTACCTGAATTTCTTTACGGGCCTGGTCGAGGACTTCGCGCGCTCCTACGACATCGATGGGATCATGTGGGGATCCGAGCGGCAGGGTGCGCTTTCGGACAGCCTGGGCGCCACCCACGACACACCGCCCATTGATCCAGGAAACGTAACTTGCTTCTGCGAATTTTGTCAGAAGAAAGCGAAAGAACGTGGCATCAATCCCGAACGCGCGAAGCAGGGGTTTCTGGAATTGGAAAAATTTGTTCGCGCGGCACGCAGCGGCAAACGTCCGTCGGACGGTTATTACGTGCAATTCTGGCGGATTCTATTGCGCTATCCCGAACTTGCTGCCTGGGAGATGCTCTTCACCGATAGCCTACGTGAGACCTATGCCGCACTCTACAAGACTGTAAAGACGGCCAAGCCGGCGGTTCCGGTGGGTTGGCACATATGGCACAACACTTCCTTCAATCCCATATACCGCGCGGAACAGGACTGGCAGGAACTCTCAAAGTATTCCGACTTCATCAAAGTCGTGATGTACAACAACTGCGGCGGCGAGCGAATGGCACTTTACGTTGACAACCTCGGCTCAACCCTCTTCGGGGACCTCACGAAACAGCAATTCACGGAGTTTAACAACGAGGTCATGGGCTTCAAGGAACGTGGCTACGACCAGATTCCGTATACAGGGCTGTCGGCCGACTACGTCACGCAGGAAACAAAGCGGGCACTGGCGGGAGTTGCCGGCACGAAAACTCAGATATGGGCCGGCCTTGATGTGGACATCCCGACTGAGGCTCCTAACAGCAAGCGCACGCGGCAAAGCGTGAAGGATGCCGTGACGGCGGCCCTCAGCGCGGGTGCGCCCGGCGTGATCTTGTCGCGCAAGTATTCCGAGATGCGGCTCGCCAACCTGAGCGGCGCGGGAGACGCAATTCGCGAACTGAAGCTATCCAGCTAA
- a CDS encoding winged helix-turn-helix domain-containing protein has protein sequence MEKWRSTSVLRFGTYEVDPHAGELRKGGVRIKVQQQPLKLLEILLEHPGEVVTREELRSRVWPEESFGDFDQAVNVAIAKLRGALGDSADNPRFIETIPRRGYRFLAEVSVLHGDAGKPGEDSPRNDAGVAAPATPQTSSPKLNWKFIGVALVLLALLAVAIMRWRDRSATNALSSPIRSLAVLPLENLSGDTQDYFADGMTDELITDLAQISALRVISRTSVMPYKGARRPLPVIARELNVDAIVEGTVLHSGNQVRITAQLIQASTDKHLWAESYQGDLRNTLSLQKQVASAIADQIRIELTPNEQAALRSTKAVDPEAYEDYLKGRFFFNKRNSNEKAQSFFQQAIEKDPNYAPPYTGLADIAQLADNPRLAREALQKALDLDSGLAEAHNSLGELLYRFDRDWTGAEKEFKRALQLNPGYAPAHHWYSMYLSFMGRKPEALAEAEKAVELDPLSPVVGANLAKILQENGEYDKAFDRAKKTLEIDPNSAVTHAVLGMWYEDKKIYPEAIREYKLALQLGGESSEMHGLLGYAYAVAGDRGNAELAIRDLKQLWPERSRAALDLATIYSGLGQKGEAVYWLGKANEKDVGDLISIGQSHRFAALHGDSRFRALVKQVGAPK, from the coding sequence ATGGAAAAGTGGCGGAGCACTTCGGTCTTGCGATTTGGGACCTACGAAGTCGATCCGCATGCTGGCGAGTTGCGTAAAGGCGGCGTCAGAATCAAGGTCCAGCAGCAACCCCTCAAACTTCTGGAAATATTGTTGGAGCATCCCGGAGAGGTTGTTACTCGGGAGGAATTACGCTCCCGCGTTTGGCCGGAAGAAAGTTTCGGGGACTTCGATCAGGCCGTCAACGTCGCGATCGCGAAACTACGGGGTGCTCTCGGTGACTCCGCCGACAATCCCCGCTTTATCGAGACCATTCCCCGCCGCGGCTACCGATTTCTCGCTGAAGTTTCCGTGCTGCACGGGGACGCCGGAAAGCCCGGCGAAGACTCCCCGCGGAATGATGCCGGGGTCGCTGCGCCAGCTACACCGCAAACCTCTTCCCCCAAACTGAATTGGAAGTTCATCGGAGTCGCACTCGTTCTATTGGCTCTCCTCGCGGTCGCGATCATGCGTTGGCGCGACCGTTCCGCAACGAATGCTTTGTCGAGCCCCATTCGATCACTGGCTGTCCTTCCGCTGGAAAATCTTTCCGGCGATACGCAGGATTATTTTGCCGATGGAATGACCGATGAACTCATCACCGACTTGGCCCAGATCAGCGCCCTGCGAGTGATCTCCCGTACTTCGGTGATGCCTTACAAAGGGGCGCGACGGCCCTTGCCCGTGATCGCGCGAGAGCTGAATGTAGACGCTATCGTCGAGGGTACTGTCCTTCATTCGGGCAACCAGGTTCGGATTACAGCGCAGCTTATCCAAGCGTCTACTGACAAGCATCTGTGGGCTGAGAGCTACCAGGGCGACTTGCGCAACACTTTGTCGCTGCAAAAACAGGTGGCGAGTGCGATCGCCGACCAGATCCGGATTGAATTGACCCCCAACGAACAAGCAGCACTGAGAAGCACGAAAGCGGTTGATCCCGAAGCGTACGAAGACTACCTGAAAGGACGTTTCTTCTTTAACAAGCGGAATAGTAACGAGAAAGCGCAATCGTTCTTTCAGCAGGCGATCGAAAAGGATCCGAACTATGCTCCCCCGTATACCGGCCTCGCGGACATCGCCCAGCTCGCCGATAACCCTCGCCTGGCGCGGGAAGCGTTGCAAAAAGCGCTCGATCTGGACAGCGGACTTGCTGAAGCGCACAACTCCCTGGGGGAATTGCTGTACCGCTTCGACAGGGACTGGACTGGCGCCGAGAAAGAATTCAAGCGTGCTCTTCAACTCAATCCCGGCTATGCGCCGGCGCACCACTGGTATTCCATGTACCTGTCCTTTATGGGCCGAAAGCCGGAGGCACTTGCCGAGGCCGAAAAAGCCGTGGAACTGGATCCGTTGTCGCCAGTTGTCGGCGCGAACCTGGCAAAAATCTTGCAGGAAAACGGAGAGTACGACAAAGCTTTCGACCGGGCGAAGAAGACTTTGGAGATTGATCCCAACTCCGCCGTAACCCATGCCGTACTTGGCATGTGGTACGAAGACAAGAAAATCTATCCCGAGGCGATCCGCGAGTATAAGCTCGCACTGCAATTGGGCGGCGAATCGTCGGAGATGCACGGTCTTCTTGGATATGCCTATGCCGTGGCAGGAGATCGCGGCAACGCGGAACTAGCGATTCGTGACCTCAAGCAGCTTTGGCCGGAACGATCGCGAGCCGCACTGGACTTGGCAACGATTTATTCCGGGCTAGGCCAAAAGGGTGAGGCAGTTTACTGGCTGGGAAAGGCCAACGAGAAGGATGTGGGCGACTTAATCTCAATTGGGCAAAGCCATCGTTTTGCCGCGCTGCATGGTGATTCACGATTTCGAGCGCTTGTTAAGCAGGTCGGGGCTCCGAAATAG
- a CDS encoding sugar phosphate isomerase/epimerase yields the protein MNRQNWDRRTFVGSLAAAALLAPRLTWAAGSNRVEKIGIQLYTVREQMKTDFEGTLAKVAAIGYKEFEFAGYFDHTPQQVRALLDKNGVTAPAVHVDYKSLAVDRFPKVIEDSKVIGHKYIVMPWIDDDVRKDPDGWKRSAEIFNRCGEACKKAGLQFAYHNHHFEFIQVHGKYAYDIILEETDPKLVQMEMDLCWMTIARQDPMAYFKKYPGRFPMVHVKDVKVVPPVVTPGQPVDFEKVFPEMTSVGNGVINWAKIFEHSKEAGIKHYFVEDDYPKGAAFEEIKASHDYLDKLRWA from the coding sequence ATGAATCGCCAGAATTGGGATCGTCGCACTTTTGTGGGGAGCCTGGCAGCGGCTGCTCTTCTTGCGCCCCGCCTGACATGGGCCGCTGGTTCCAACCGCGTCGAGAAAATCGGTATACAGCTCTACACCGTGCGCGAGCAGATGAAAACCGACTTCGAAGGTACGCTCGCCAAGGTCGCGGCCATCGGATACAAGGAATTCGAGTTCGCTGGATATTTCGATCACACGCCCCAGCAGGTGCGCGCCCTGCTCGACAAGAACGGCGTCACCGCTCCCGCTGTCCACGTCGACTACAAGAGCCTGGCCGTCGACCGCTTTCCGAAGGTAATCGAAGACAGCAAAGTCATCGGCCACAAATACATCGTGATGCCCTGGATCGACGACGATGTCCGCAAAGACCCCGACGGATGGAAGCGCTCCGCCGAAATCTTCAACCGCTGCGGTGAGGCCTGCAAAAAAGCCGGACTTCAGTTCGCCTATCACAACCACCATTTCGAATTCATCCAGGTTCACGGCAAGTACGCTTACGACATCATCCTCGAAGAGACGGATCCGAAGCTTGTCCAGATGGAAATGGATCTGTGCTGGATGACCATCGCCCGGCAGGATCCGATGGCCTATTTCAAGAAGTACCCGGGCCGGTTCCCGATGGTTCACGTGAAAGACGTAAAAGTCGTGCCACCCGTAGTGACGCCCGGCCAGCCGGTCGATTTTGAAAAAGTCTTCCCGGAGATGACCTCGGTCGGCAACGGTGTCATCAACTGGGCAAAGATTTTCGAGCACTCTAAAGAAGCCGGGATCAAGCATTACTTCGTCGAAGACGACTACCCGAAGGGCGCGGCCTTCGAAGAGATCAAGGCCAGCCACGACTACCTGGATAAACTGCGATGGGCATAA